The following are from one region of the Betta splendens chromosome 15, fBetSpl5.4, whole genome shotgun sequence genome:
- the LOC114842067 gene encoding centrosomal protein of 55 kDa-like isoform X1 yields MAEMASSKYKVSLKKKLSSELSVVVSSLRKERGHLKQTLAELSCQHAQLYRLVERVLSLETVRQGSCQHHEVKDQRTASASERCSERGGSLAEGGGITCEVEQLRSQIANMSARCQRLEKKVAGKKYLMPNSQGSTTSVEELQHLLRDALEKNKHWLEYDQHREAYVRGILDRMLWLEKQLNEANQARSMEHKEDHSDEKKELVEMQELYETFLHKAKDDLEELRKEVDLTHKSLVEMREMSLLEDHCCFENEDQQLRELQCRLDVVKRRSANYELQANLIQKCMLNRHHEDQERIADLERQMKISSQDLEDEKQDCSYLKKQMIRVLKTLQKTKKRVTKESKREQEDPPSCEEAQPPSQLSRQNVASSSCSSFLNESFLECPGCLAEYPASHYRELMNHMEICLD; encoded by the exons ATGGCAGAGATGGCATCTTCCAAATATAAGGTGTCCCTTAAGAaaaagctcagctcagagctcAGCGTGGTGGTCAGCAGTCTGAGGAAGGAGCGTGGCCACCTGAAGCAAACACTGGCTGAGCTGTCGTGTCAGCATGCACAACTGTACCGGCTAGTGGAG AGGGTGCTCTCTCTTGAAACTGTCCGACAGGGGAGTTGTCAGCATCACGAGGTCAAAGACCAGAGGACTGCTTCGGCGTCAGAGCGCTGCAGCGAGAGAGGTGGCAGCCtggcggagggggggggcatcacCTGCGAGGTGGAACAACTCAGGAGCCAGATTGCGAACATGTCAGCAAGATGCCAGCGTCTCGAGAAGAAAGTGGCAGGAAAGAAG taCCTCATGCCAAATTCACAGGGTTCCACTACCAGTGTAGAAGAGCTCCAACACCTGCTAAGAGAT GCCTTGGAGAAGAACAAGCACTGGCTGGAATATGACCAGCATCGAGAGGCCTATGTGAGGGGAATTCTGGACAGAATGTTAtggctggagaagcagctgaacgAAGCCAATCAAGCCCGTTCAATGGAACACAAAGAAGACCATTCAGATG AGAAGAAGGAACTAGTTGAGATGCAGGAGCTCTATGAAACGTTCTTGCACAAAGCCAAAGACGACCTGGAGGAGCTCAGGAAGGAGGTTGACTTGACACACAAGAGCCTGGTTGAAATGAGAGAAATGAGTTTGTTGGAAGATCACTGCTGCTTTGAGAATGAAGATCAACAGCTGAGAGAGCTCCAGTGCAGGCTGGATGTGGTAAAACGCAGATCAGCAAACTATGAGCTTCAG GCAAATCTCATTCAGAAATGTATGTTAAATCGACATCATGAAGACCAGGAGAGAATTGCGGACCTGGAGCGACAG ATGAAGATTTCATCACAGGACCTTGAGGATGAGAAGCAGGATTGTTCCTATTTAAAGAAGCAAATGATCAGAGTCCTGAAGACGctacaaaaaactaaaaagcgTGTGACAAAAGAGTCAAAG AGAGAACAAGAGGATCCTCCCTCCTGTGAAGAGGCACAGCCACCCTCCCAGCTGTCCAGACAGAACGTtgcatcctcctcctgcagcagcttcttgaaTGAAAGCTTCCTGGAATGCCCGGGCTGCCTGGCTGAGTACCCTGCAAGTCACTACAGGGAACTCATGAACCACATGGAAATTTGTCTTGACTGA
- the myofl gene encoding myoferlin, with translation MLRVVVESASGIPKKKIGNPDPITTVIFRGEKKKTKAINNELNPVWNDVLEFDLKGASLDAASFIDVVVKDYETIGKHKFIGSTTVSLKDLASGQLKALPSRNVPLMNEKQQAIGATINLVIGYEPPANTAPNLNEQPLVDPGDSEVGDDEEADTDGGAQVDGPAAPALPNQPGKSSHKPLRLRHKRHKALANKPQDFQIRVRVIEARQLPGNNIKPVVKVNVCGHTQRTRIRRGNSPYFDEMFFFNVNMLPADLFDQSACLRVYDSFSLRADSLLGEFKLDISYVYDEPGHTIMRKWLLLSDPDDSSSVARGYLKVSIIIMGTGDEAPSEKKEAGGENDDIESNLLVPTGVTLRSATLSLKVYRAEDMPQMDDAFVQTVKQVFGGDGDRKNLVDPYLEVSFAGKKLTTKIIEKNANPEWNQIIHLQVKFPSMCESIKLTVFDWDRLTKDDAVGTMFLNLGKISSSGGDIEVGSSSEVGFLPAFGPCYVNLYGSPREFTGLPDPYDELNLGKGEGAAYRGRVLVELSTEVDGKIDKNIEDLSSDDILVAQKYQRRRKYSMCAVFHSACMLQEPGEPIQFEVSVGNYGNKLDSTCKPLASTTQYSFAVFDGNHYYYLPWANTKPVVVVTSYWEDVSHRLDAVNILLFIADRLESNLSSLRTAILAKVSEPRLADMWLKLIDQLIEDLDSFHLPVLEGRPNVTTLDLQMKNLRDATIDSIKRMASHKREEATDVKETVSDIEDWLDRIKQLAEEPQNSMPDVIIWMLRGEKRVSFARIPANQILYSSFSEQACGKHCGRTQTIFMQYPMDKNKGVKIPVQLRVNMWLGLCADEKRFNSFSEGNFSVYAEMYENQAQVFGKWGTTGLVGRHKFSDITGKVKLKQERFLPPRGWEWEEDWFVDPERCLLTEADAGHTEFTDEVFQNETRLPGGEWKPAAEPYTDVNGEKCQSPAEFECPPGWTWEDNWSFDSNRAVDEKGWEYGITIPTDDKPKSWVAAEKMYHIQRRKRLIRQRKKISDKTTASERRDPGEGWEYSSLIGWKFHRKERSSDTFRRRRWRRKMVPSDRIGASAIFRLEGALGVDVDETSKTDSTKLFGANTPTISCHFSRSYFYQLRVYVYQGRNLCAMDKDSFSDPYVHVSFLHVSKTTEVVRATLNPTWDQTLICDDIEIYGDPQTNARNPPDVVLELYDSDQVGKDEPMGRCTCPPVVKLNPSVDVSPKLLWFPVTKKGHSAGDVLVAAELLLKEKVKDGDLPLIPPRRGEKLYMVPQGIRPVVQLTAIEVLTWGLRNMKSYQLATVSCPSLIVECGGETVQTAVIKNFKKNPNFPGSVLLLKVLLPKEEMYTPPIVLKVIDQRPFGRKPIVGQCTIDCLEEFRCDPYHINSDVSMSARVAMLAAAQGDVVIDIETVKPKLHTEKEEETVDWWSKFYASVGEREKCGPYLKKGYDRLQVYNCELDNVEQFHRLTDFCSTFKLRRGKTEDEEEDPSVVGEFKGSFKIYPLPDDPGVAAPPRQFRELPESGPQECLVRIYVVRGIDLQPKDTNGMCDPYIKITLGKKTVDDRDHYKANTLNPDFGRMFELSCFLPQDKDLKIAVYDYDLLSSDEKVGETVIDLENRLLSRFRPSCGLPETYCVSGINQWRDQLKPSQILQNLARVRGVPNPRIEGDGSSLSFAGKQYNLQDFEANTVIHSHLGPARERLALHVLKKEGLVPEHVETRTLHSSHQPNLSQGRIQMWVDIFPKSLGLPGPPCNISPRKAKKYVLRAIIWNTADVTLDETSITGEKMSDIYVKGWMSGMEQDKQKTDVHYRSLDGDGNFNWRFIFEFDYLPAEQLCVVSKKEHFWNLDKTEFRTPPKFIVQIWDNDKFSLDDYLGSVELDLLNLIPPAKTPEKCSLKMLPGMTNSASKQPLHNSLFSQRSARGWWPCTIEKDGKHELGGKVEMTLEIVEEKEREERPAGKGRDEPNMNPKLDPPKRPDTSFFWFTNPLKSMKFIIWRRFRWIFIGVILLLLVLLFLGILFYSLPNYISMKIVKPFS, from the exons ATGCTGCGGGTCGTGGTTGAGTCCGCCAGCGGCATCCCCAAAAAGAAAATCGGAAACCCAGATCCAATAACAACGGTTATCTTTAGAG GTGAAAAGAAGAAGACTAAAGCAATCAACAATGAGCTGAATCCTGTTTGGAATGAC GTGCTTGAGTTCGATCTGAAAGGTGCTTCCTTGGATGCAGCATCGTTCATTGACGTGGTGGTGAAAGACTATGAAACGATTGGCAAACACAA GTTCATTGGCTCAACAACAGTCTCCCTGAAGGACTTGGCCAGTGGTCAGCTGAAGGCACTCCCATCCAGGAATGTGCCCTTGATGAATGAGAAACAACAGGCTATTGGG gCTACCATTAATTTGGTTATTGGATATGAGCCACCTGCAAACACTGCTCCAAACCTAAATGAACAGCCACTTGTGGACCCTG GAGACAGTGAGGTGGGTGATGACGAGGAGGCAGACACAGATGGAGGAGCTCAAGTTGACGGCCCAGCAGCTCCCGCTTTACCCAACCAGCCTGGGAAATCCAGCCACAAGCCACTTCGTCTCAGGCACAAAAGGCACAAAGCCTTGGCCAACAAACCTCAGGACTTCCAG ATACGGGTTCGAGTTATCGAGGCTCGACAGCTGCCTGGCAACAACATCAAGCCAGTGGTGAAGGTGAATGTATGTGGACACACCCAAAGGACTAGAATAAGAAGAGGAAATAGCCCGTACTTTGATGAG ATGTTTTTCTTCAACGTTAACATGCTCCCTGCGGATCTGTTTGATCAGAGCGCTTGCCTTCGG GTTTATGACTCCTTCTCCCTCAGAGCTGACAGTTTACTTGGAGAGTTCAAG TTGGATATCAGCTATGTCTACGATGAACCAG GTCACACCATTATGAGAAAATGGCTCCTTCTTAGTGATCCCGATGACTCCAGCTCAGTGGCCAGAGGTTACCTTAAAGTCAGCATAATTATCATGGGCACAGGAGATGAGGCACCG AGTGAGAAAAAAGAGGCAGGTGGTGAGAATGATGACATTGAAAGTAATCTTCTGGTACCAACTGGTGTCACGTTACGATCGGCCACTCTGAGCCTTAAAGTCTACCGTGCCGAGGATATGCCGCAGA TGGATGACGCCTTTGTTCAGACTGTAAAACAAGTCTTTGGAGGTGATGGAGACAGGAAAAACTTAGTGGATCCGTATTTGGAAGTTAGCTTTGCTGGAAAGAAG CTGACCACCAAAATTATTGAAAAGAATGCAAATCCAGAGTGGAATCAAATCATACATCTCCAAGTCAAG TTCCCTTCCATGTGTGAAAGCATCAAACTGACTGTGTTTGACTG GGATCGTCTGACTAAGGATGATGCTGTAGGAACAATGTTTTTAAATCTGGGCAAGATTTCTTCTTCTGGTGGAGATATTGAGG TGGGCTCATCATCAGAAGTTGGTTTTCTCCCAGCGTTTGGGCCTTGCTACGTCAACCTGTATGGTAGTCCAAGAGAGTTCACTGGTCTGCCCGACCCATATGATGAACTCAACCTGGGCAAG GGTGAAGGGGCTGCATACAGGGGAAGAGTCCTTGTTGAGCTGTCGACAGAGGTTGATGGAAAGATTGACAAAAATATTGAAGATCTCTCCAGTGATGACATCCTGGTGGCACAG AAataccagaggaggaggaaatacTCTATGTGCGCCGTGTTCCACTCCGCGTGCATGCTCCAAGAGCCGGGTGAACCAATACAGTTTGAGGTCAGCGTCGGTAACTATGGTAACAAGCTGGACTCCACCTGCAAACCCCTGGCCTCAACCACCCAGTACAGCTTTGCTGTGTTTGatg GTAATCACTACTATTACCTGCCCTGGGCTAATACCAAGCCTGTGGTGGTAGTCACTTCGTACTGGGAAGACGTCAGTCACCGCTTGGACGCTGTCAATATTCTCCTCTTCATAGCTGACAGACTG GAGTCCAACCTCAGCTCTTTAAGAACAGCCATATTAGCCAAGGTGTCAGAACCACGTCTGGCAGATATGTGGCTCAAACTCATTGACCAATTGATTGAGGACCTTGACAG TTTCCACCTACCAGTGCTGGAGGGCCGTCCCAATGTAACAACACTGGATCTCCAAATGAAAAACCTGCGCGATGCTACTATAGACAGTATCAAACGAATGGCCAGTCACAAGAGAGAAGAGGCCACAGACGTGAAGGAAACTGTCAGTGACATTGAAGACTGGTTGGACAGAATCAAGCAGCTGGCAGAGGAG CCTCAGAACAGCATGCCAGATGTGATCATCTGGATGttaagaggagagaagagagtgTCATTTGCCCGAATCCCAGCCAACCAGATCCTTTACTCCAGCTTCAGTGAACAAGCCTGTGGCAAACATTGTGGGCGAACCCAGACTATCTTTATGCAG TACCCCATGGACAAAAACAAAGGTGTGAAGATCCCGGTTCAGCTGCGGGTCAACATGTGGCTTGGTCTCTGCGCTGATGAGAAGAGGTTCAACAGCTTTTCAGAGGGAAACTTCAGTGTATATGCTGAAATG TATGAGAACCAGGCCCAGGTGTTTGGCAAGTGGGGAACCACAGGTTTGGTTGGTCGCCACAAGTTCTCTGACATAACCGGAAAGGTGAAACTCAAACAAGAACGTTTCCTGCCCCCACGTGGATGGGAATGGGAGGAGGACTGGTTTGTTGACCCAGAGCGATG CCTGTTGACAGAAGCAGATGCAGGCCACACAGAGTTCACAGATGAAGTGTTTCAGAATGAAACACGTTTACCTGGTGGGGAGTGGAAACCTGCTGCAGAGCCCTACACAGATGTG AATGGAGAAAAGTGTCAGAGCCCTGCAGAGTTTGAGTGTCCACCTGGATGGACCTGGGAGGACAACTGGAGCTTTGACAGCAACAGAGCTGTGGATGAGAAAG GCTGGGAATATGGAATTACCATTCCTACTGATGACAAGCCCAAATCATGGGTTGCAGCGGAGAAGATGTACCACATCCAGCGCAGGAAGAGGCTCATAAGGCAGAGAAAGAAGATCTCCGATAAGACGACTGCTTCTGAA AGAAGAGACCCAGGGGAAGGATGGGAATATTCCTCCCTTATTGGCTGGAAGTTTCACAGGAAGGAACGGTCCTCTGACAcgttccgccgccgccgctggagaCGGAAGATGGTCCCATCAGACCGCATCGGGGCCTCGGCTATATTCAGACTGGAGGGAGCATTA GGTGTTGATGTTGACGAGACCAGTAAAACAGATTCAACAAAACTATTTGGTGCCAACACACCCACTATTTCCTGCCACTTTAGCC GGTCTTATTTTTACCAGCTGAGGGTGTACGTGTATCAGGGAAGGAATCTCTGTGCCATGGACAAAGACAGTTTCTCAG ACCCCTACGTCCATGTGTCATTCCTGCACGTGAGTAAGACCACAGAAGTCGTAAGGGCAACTCTGAACCCCACATGGGACCAGACTCTTATCTGTGACGACATCGAAATCTATGGAGACCCACAGACTAATGCCCGCAACCCTCCTGATGTGGTGTTGGAGCTGTATGACAGCGATCAAGTG GGTAAAGATGAGCCTATGGGTCGCTGCACATGCCCCCCAGTGGTGAAACTGAACCCCAGCGTGGATGTCAGCCCTAAACTACTGTGGTTTCCAGTTACCAAAAAGGGACACAGTGCTGGGGATGTACTAGTAGCTGCAGAGCTCCTACTGAAGGAAAAG GTGAAGGATGGGGATCTGCCTCTCATCCCTCCTCGGCGTGGAGAGAAGCTCTACATGGTTCCTCAGGGGATCAGGCCTGTAGTGCAGCTCACTGCAATTGAG GTTTTGACTTGGGGCTTAAGAAACATGAAGAGCTATCAGCTGGCCACAGTTTCCTGTCCCAGTTTGATAGTAGAATGTGGTGGTGAGACTGTTCAAACTGCAGTCATCAAGAACTTCAAAAAGAACCCAAACTTCCCAGGATCTGTGCTGCTTCTCAAAGTG CTTCTTCCCAAAGAGGAGATGTACACCCCTCCCATTGTCCTGAAGGTAATTGACCAGCGACCCTTTGGTAGGAAACCTATTGTGGGTCAGTGCACCATCGACTGTCTGGAGGAGTTCCGCTGCGATCCGTATCACATTAACAGTGACGTCAGCATGTCTGCTAgag TGGCAATGTTAGCTGCTGCTCAAGGAGATGTTGTCATAGACATTGAGACGGTGAAACCTAAG CTTCACACAGAAAAG gaggaggagacagtaGACTGGTGGAGTAAGTTCTATGCTTCTGTTGGAGAGCGGGAGAAGTGTGGACCTTACCTGAAAAAGGGTTATGACAGATTACAA GTCTACAACTGTGAACTAGACAACGTTGAACAGTTCCACCGACTCACTGATTTCTGCAGCACCTTTAAACTTCGGCGAGGAAAGactgaagatgaggaagaggatccCTCTGTGGTGGGAGAGTTCAAG GGCTCATTCAAGATTTACCCATTGCCTGATGACCCTGGAGTTGCTGCTCCACCTCGACAGTTCAGGGAACTTCCTGAGAGTGGCCCTCAGGAGTGTCTGGTCAGGATATATGTAGTCCGTGGTATCGACCTGCAGCCTAAAGACACTAATGGCATG tgtgACCCATACATTAAGATTACACTTGGAAAGAAAACAGTGGATGACAGAGACCACTACAAAGCAAACACCCTTAATCCAGACTTTGGGAG GATGTTTGAACTGTCCTGCTTCCTACCTCAAGACAAGGACCTGAAGATTGCTGTGTATGATTATGATTTGCTGAGCAGCGATGAAAAAGTAGGTGAGACAGTCATCGATTTGGAAAACAGACTCCTGTCCCGTTTCAGGCCCTCCTGTGGGCTGCCAGAGACTTATTGTGT CTCAGGGATCAATCAGTGGAGAGATCAGCTGAAGCCTTCTCAGATTCTCCAGAACCTGGCCAGAGTGCGTGGTGTTCCTAATCCTCGCATAGAGGGAGACGGCAGCTCCCTCTCTTTTGCAGGAAAACAATACAACCTGCAAGATTTTG AGGCAAACACAGTGATCCACTCACACCTGGGCCCAGCCAGAGAGCGGCTGGCCCTGCACGTCCTCAAAAAAGAGGGCTTGGTACCAGAGCACGTGGAGACCAGAACCCTGCACAGCTCCCACCAACCCAACCTGTCGCAG GGACGGATTCAAATGTGGGTAGACATTTTCCCCAAGAGCCTTGGTTTGCCTGGGCCTCCGTGCAATATCTCCCCACGTAAAGCCAAGAA GTATGTCTTGCGGGCCATTATTTGGAACACAGCTGATGTCACTCTGGATGAAACAAGCATCACTGGCGAGAAAATGAGTGACATCTATGTTAAAGG ATGGATGTCTGGAATGGAGCAGGACAAGCAGAAGACAGATGTACATTACAGATCTCTGGATGGTGATGGAAATTTTAACTGGAGGTTCATCTTTGAGTTTGACTACCTGCCTGCAGAACAGCTGTGTGTTGTCTCAAAGAAG GAACATTTTTGGAATCTGGACAAAACTGAGTTTAGGACTCCTCCCAAATTTATAGTTCAGATTTGGGACAATGACAAATTTTCCCTGGATGACTACTTAG GTTCAGTCGAACTGGACCTACTCAATTTGATCCCTCCTGCCAAGACCCCAGAAAAATGCAGCTTAAAGATGCTACCGGGGATGACAAACTCAGCCTCCAAACAGCCATTACACAACTCACTCTTCTCCCAGAGGTCTGCACGAGGCTGGTGGCCATGCACCATTGAGAAGGATGGGAAACACGAGCTTGGT GGAAAAGTGGAGATGACTTTGGAAAtagtggaggagaaagagagggaagagagacCTGCGGGAAAAGGCAGAGATGAGCCCAACATGAATCCCAAGCTGGACCCACCAAA ACGCCCCGACACATCATTTTTCTGGTTTACAAACCCATTAAAGTCCATGAAGTTCATTATTTGGCGCAGGTTCAGGTGGATTTTCATTGGAGTGATTCTTCTTCTGTTGGTTCTCTTGTTCCTTGGAATCCTCTTCTACTCTCTGCCT AATTACATCTCAATGAAGATTGTGAAGCCTTTTTCCTGA
- the LOC114842068 gene encoding free fatty acid receptor 4-like codes for MGFDRHSHLFHLRNFSYFSFFSDLHQPYDVVSTIVETLAISTVFLVSLAANAAAAALVTWERRALANKTILTLNLFVADLLFVSTIPVIVAARWTVSWTLGHNTCHTLLYVICMSGCVTITTLACISVERVQAVLQLQAVPTLNSRMVTGAVIFIWAFSALTTLPLSLFFTVTEVYVHEQEHLHICTLMWPDTAGEIVWSVTFSALCFFLPGLVIMISYCKILQIAKSYRQRFQTQHRRPTVGGPVEYMISRQDMRLFRTLLVLVLSFFIMWSPIFIITFFILARNFLGYLYVSSTVFFWVVTFTLANSALNPILYSVCQFKSHWRRLCCGSAVVPLRGETFGAPRKQQIHP; via the exons ATGGGTTTTGACCGTCACTCCCATTTATTTCACCTGAGAAACTTCTCGTATTTTTCCTTCTTTTCGGATCTGCACCAGCCCTATGATGTCGTCAGTACTATTGTGGAGACCTTGGCTATCTCCACGGTCTTCCTCGTTTCTCTGGCAGCcaacgcagcagctgcagccttggTAACCTGGGAACGCAGAGCGCTGGCCAACAAGACCATCCTGACCCTCAACCTGTTTGTGGCTGACCTGCTGTTTGTCAGCACCATCCCGGTGATCGTGGCAGCGCGCTGGACCGTGTCCTGGACTCTGGGGCATAACACCTGTCACACGTTGCTCTATGTCATCTGCATGAGTGGCTGTGTCACCATCACCACCCTGGCCTGCATCAGCGTCGAGCGGGTCCAGGCTGTGCTTCAGCTGCAGGCTGTGCCCACTCTAAACTCCAGGATGGTAACTGGCGCAGTCATCTTTATATGGGCCTTTTCTGCACTCACCACTTTACCCCTCAGTCTATTCTTTACTGTGACTGAAGTGTATGTCCACGAGCAG GAACATCTACACATTTGTACTCTTATGTGGCCTGACACAGCTGGTGAGATTGTGTGGAGCGTTACCTTTTCCGCCCTGTGCTTCTTTCTTCCTGGGCTTGTAATCATGATCAGTTACTGCAAAATCCTACAG ATTGCTAAAAGTTACAGGCAAAGGTTCCAGACCCAGCACAGGCGGCCCACAGTGGGAGGCCCGGTTGAGTACATGATCTCCAGACAGGATATGAGGCTCTTCCGCACCctgctggtcctggtgctgTCTTTCTTCATCATGTGGAGCCCCATTTTCATCATCACCTTCTTCATCCTGGCCAGAAACTTCCTGGGTTACCTGTACGTCTCCTCCACGGTGTTCTTCTGGGTGGTCACGTTCACGCTGGCCAACTCGGCGCTCAACCCCATCCTCTACTCTGTGTGCCAGTTCAAAAGCCACTGGCGTAGGTTGTGCTGTGGTTCGGCGGTTGTACCACTAAGAGGTGAAACTTTTGGCGCTCCGCGAAAACAGCAGATTCATCCATGA
- the LOC114842067 gene encoding centrosomal protein of 55 kDa-like isoform X2 — protein sequence MAEMASSKYKVSLKKKLSSELSVVVSSLRKERGHLKQTLAELSCQHAQLYRLVERVLSLETVRQGSCQHHEVKDQRTASASERCSERGGSLAEGGGITCEVEQLRSQIANMSARCQRLEKKVAGKKYLMPNSQGSTTSVEELQHLLRDALEKNKHWLEYDQHREAYVRGILDRMLWLEKQLNEANQARSMEHKEDHSDEKKELVEMQELYETFLHKAKDDLEELRKEVDLTHKSLVEMREMSLLEDHCCFENEDQQLRELQCRLDVVKRRSANYELQANLIQKCMLNRHHEDQERIADLERQREQEDPPSCEEAQPPSQLSRQNVASSSCSSFLNESFLECPGCLAEYPASHYRELMNHMEICLD from the exons ATGGCAGAGATGGCATCTTCCAAATATAAGGTGTCCCTTAAGAaaaagctcagctcagagctcAGCGTGGTGGTCAGCAGTCTGAGGAAGGAGCGTGGCCACCTGAAGCAAACACTGGCTGAGCTGTCGTGTCAGCATGCACAACTGTACCGGCTAGTGGAG AGGGTGCTCTCTCTTGAAACTGTCCGACAGGGGAGTTGTCAGCATCACGAGGTCAAAGACCAGAGGACTGCTTCGGCGTCAGAGCGCTGCAGCGAGAGAGGTGGCAGCCtggcggagggggggggcatcacCTGCGAGGTGGAACAACTCAGGAGCCAGATTGCGAACATGTCAGCAAGATGCCAGCGTCTCGAGAAGAAAGTGGCAGGAAAGAAG taCCTCATGCCAAATTCACAGGGTTCCACTACCAGTGTAGAAGAGCTCCAACACCTGCTAAGAGAT GCCTTGGAGAAGAACAAGCACTGGCTGGAATATGACCAGCATCGAGAGGCCTATGTGAGGGGAATTCTGGACAGAATGTTAtggctggagaagcagctgaacgAAGCCAATCAAGCCCGTTCAATGGAACACAAAGAAGACCATTCAGATG AGAAGAAGGAACTAGTTGAGATGCAGGAGCTCTATGAAACGTTCTTGCACAAAGCCAAAGACGACCTGGAGGAGCTCAGGAAGGAGGTTGACTTGACACACAAGAGCCTGGTTGAAATGAGAGAAATGAGTTTGTTGGAAGATCACTGCTGCTTTGAGAATGAAGATCAACAGCTGAGAGAGCTCCAGTGCAGGCTGGATGTGGTAAAACGCAGATCAGCAAACTATGAGCTTCAG GCAAATCTCATTCAGAAATGTATGTTAAATCGACATCATGAAGACCAGGAGAGAATTGCGGACCTGGAGCGACAG AGAGAACAAGAGGATCCTCCCTCCTGTGAAGAGGCACAGCCACCCTCCCAGCTGTCCAGACAGAACGTtgcatcctcctcctgcagcagcttcttgaaTGAAAGCTTCCTGGAATGCCCGGGCTGCCTGGCTGAGTACCCTGCAAGTCACTACAGGGAACTCATGAACCACATGGAAATTTGTCTTGACTGA